A section of the Streptomyces sp. SCL15-4 genome encodes:
- a CDS encoding NAD(P)/FAD-dependent oxidoreductase codes for MARIAVIGAGTGAMAAAARLAVAGHRVVVYERTETYGGAVRRFERDGFGFDTGPGLLTLPAVYRDLFVKTGKEPLEDCVELVQVDPSSRHVFADGSEVALANATRAGVVAALDEALGAGAGERWGEFLVRAREAWDRTRRPLLEEPLWPNWRVLAEKEPYPAVPHKRLLRTRRAATLAEVGAWELRDERLSALLTSHALAHGLDPRTAPASAAVLAYMEHAFGTWYVRGGIRELARAVYERCLKRRVEFVFGAEVTRIVEKDGRAAGVELAGGAVAEADHVVADVHPARLRALTDRPLDGEDEVRADPEAAPPGRFTVLLALRGAPESGAAHRTVVHPADPEREWDFLASPGGDEPPSPTVTVLRPGDPALRPDDGHESAVLSAVVPTRAAWDDARVVARYTDLLLEAAGRAIPGLRDRLLWHEVRTPGATEEETGARAGSVPAPALAAGRGRFLHPANTTRLPGLYRAGGWAHPGGGLAHAGMSGALVAGLIVEGPRFRGSQ; via the coding sequence ATGGCACGGATTGCGGTGATCGGCGCCGGGACGGGCGCGATGGCGGCCGCCGCCCGGCTGGCCGTCGCGGGCCACCGGGTGGTGGTGTACGAGCGTACGGAGACGTACGGCGGTGCGGTGCGCCGGTTCGAGCGGGACGGCTTCGGCTTCGACACGGGCCCGGGACTGCTCACGCTGCCCGCGGTCTACCGCGACCTGTTCGTGAAGACCGGCAAGGAGCCGCTGGAGGACTGCGTCGAGCTGGTCCAGGTCGACCCGTCGTCGCGGCACGTCTTCGCGGACGGCAGCGAGGTGGCGCTGGCCAACGCCACGCGCGCGGGGGTCGTCGCGGCCCTGGACGAGGCGCTGGGAGCGGGCGCGGGCGAGCGCTGGGGCGAGTTCCTGGTGCGGGCCCGCGAGGCGTGGGACCGCACCCGCCGGCCGCTGCTGGAAGAGCCGCTGTGGCCGAACTGGCGGGTGCTGGCCGAGAAGGAGCCGTATCCGGCGGTGCCGCACAAGCGGCTGCTGCGCACGCGCCGGGCCGCGACACTGGCCGAGGTCGGCGCCTGGGAGCTGCGGGACGAGCGTCTGTCGGCCCTGCTGACCAGTCATGCGCTCGCCCACGGCCTGGACCCGCGGACCGCTCCGGCGAGCGCGGCGGTGCTGGCGTACATGGAGCACGCCTTCGGCACCTGGTATGTGCGCGGCGGCATCCGGGAGCTGGCGCGCGCGGTGTACGAGCGGTGCCTGAAGCGGCGGGTGGAGTTCGTCTTCGGCGCCGAGGTCACCCGGATCGTGGAGAAGGACGGCCGGGCGGCGGGCGTGGAGCTGGCCGGAGGCGCGGTGGCGGAGGCGGACCATGTCGTGGCCGACGTCCATCCGGCGCGGCTGCGGGCACTGACGGACCGTCCGCTGGACGGCGAGGACGAGGTGCGGGCCGATCCCGAGGCCGCGCCGCCCGGCCGGTTCACCGTGCTGCTCGCCCTGCGCGGCGCCCCGGAGTCCGGTGCCGCGCACCGCACGGTCGTGCATCCGGCGGACCCGGAGCGGGAGTGGGACTTCCTGGCCTCGCCGGGCGGTGACGAACCGCCGTCGCCGACGGTGACCGTGCTGCGTCCCGGCGATCCGGCGCTGCGGCCGGACGACGGGCACGAGTCGGCGGTGCTGTCCGCCGTGGTGCCGACGCGGGCCGCCTGGGACGACGCGCGCGTGGTCGCCCGGTACACGGACCTGCTGCTGGAGGCCGCCGGGCGGGCGATACCGGGCCTGCGGGACCGGCTGCTGTGGCACGAGGTGCGGACGCCGGGCGCCACCGAGGAGGAGACGGGCGCCCGCGCCGGGTCCGTGCCCGCGCCCGCGCTCGCCGCCGGCCGGGGACGCTTCCTGCATCCGGCGAACACCACGCGGCTGCCGGGGCTGTACCGGGCCGGCGGCTGGGCCCACCCGGGCGGCGGACTGGCGCACGCCGGCATGTCGGGCGCCCTGGTGGCCGGGCTGATCGTGGAGGGGCCGCGGTTCCGCGGCTCCCAGTGA
- a CDS encoding TetR/AcrR family transcriptional regulator, giving the protein MESTSVRAGGSTRREATRQKLYEAAVTLIAEQGFSATTVDEIAERAGVAKGTVYYNFASKSVLFEELLRHGVGLLTASLKEAAEGTARAGGGKVDALDAMVRAGLVFIDRYPAFTQLYVAELWRTNRAWQSTLMVVRQQAVAVVEGVLREGVAAGEFSDEIDVPLTAAALVGMVLVAALDWKSFQPERSLDDVHAALSRLLQGRVSGRI; this is encoded by the coding sequence ATGGAAAGCACCAGCGTTAGGGCCGGCGGGAGCACGCGCCGCGAGGCCACCCGGCAGAAGCTCTACGAGGCGGCCGTCACGCTCATCGCCGAGCAGGGCTTCTCCGCGACCACGGTGGACGAGATCGCCGAGCGGGCCGGGGTCGCCAAGGGCACGGTCTACTACAACTTCGCCAGCAAGTCCGTGCTCTTCGAGGAACTGCTGCGGCACGGTGTCGGCCTGCTCACCGCGTCCTTGAAGGAGGCCGCCGAGGGGACGGCGCGCGCCGGGGGCGGCAAGGTGGACGCGCTGGACGCGATGGTCCGCGCGGGACTGGTCTTCATCGACCGCTATCCGGCCTTCACCCAGCTGTACGTGGCGGAGCTGTGGCGCACCAACCGGGCCTGGCAGTCCACCTTGATGGTGGTGCGGCAGCAGGCGGTCGCGGTGGTGGAGGGGGTGCTGCGCGAGGGCGTGGCGGCCGGCGAGTTCAGCGACGAGATCGATGTGCCGCTGACGGCGGCGGCGCTGGTCGGCATGGTGCTGGTGGCCGCGCTGGACTGGAAGTCCTTCCAGCCGGAGCGGTCCCTTGACGACGTCCACGCGGCCCTGTCCCGGCTGCTCCAGGGGCGGGTCAGCGGCCGGATCTGA
- a CDS encoding SAV_6107 family HEPN domain-containing protein, whose amino-acid sequence MAHSSAAAARRRRATGPAPSLTGPASDVHPVLRRATAPPAALDLLAKARAGLEEATLLDTPNERYATAHLAALRTAAAVLAARGRPETSPRRRARIRSAWEVLPEIAPELTEWSALFASGAARRARAEAGIRGAAGRRDADDLIRDVAMFLRIVERMLHLHPVLPQPRQDADAPGRTPTR is encoded by the coding sequence ATGGCCCACTCGTCCGCAGCCGCCGCCCGCCGGCGCCGCGCCACCGGCCCTGCCCCCTCACTGACCGGCCCGGCGAGCGACGTGCACCCCGTGCTCCGCCGGGCCACGGCCCCGCCCGCCGCTCTCGACCTGCTCGCCAAGGCCCGGGCCGGACTGGAGGAGGCCACGCTCCTGGACACCCCGAACGAGCGGTACGCCACGGCCCACCTCGCCGCCCTGCGCACCGCCGCCGCCGTGCTCGCGGCCCGCGGCCGGCCCGAGACCTCCCCGCGCCGCCGGGCCCGCATCCGCAGCGCCTGGGAGGTGCTGCCCGAGATCGCGCCGGAGCTGACCGAGTGGAGCGCGCTGTTCGCCTCCGGCGCCGCGCGCCGCGCCCGCGCCGAGGCGGGCATCCGGGGCGCGGCCGGCCGGCGGGACGCCGACGACCTGATACGCGACGTGGCGATGTTCCTGCGCATCGTCGAGCGGATGCTCCACCTCCATCCGGTCCTGCCCCAGCCCCGCCAGGACGCCGACGCACCAGGGCGGACGCCGACGCGATGA
- a CDS encoding methyltransferase, which produces MSDPSRPRASLRTAVVWDVLRDALDRRVKATGRDSLDVLDTGGGSGNFAVPLARLGHRVTVVDPSPNALFALERRAAEAGVADRVRGVQGDVHGLFDVVERGGHDAVLCHGVLEYVDDPAEGVRNAVAALRPEGVLSLLAAGLGGAVLARALAGHFSEAHQALQDPDGRWGGGDPMPRRFTAEQLTALVEGAGLRVGAVHGVRVFADLVPGVLVDTEPGAVDALLRLEAAAAELPAFHSVATQLHVLGETPGAAGS; this is translated from the coding sequence GTGTCGGACCCGTCGCGCCCCCGCGCCTCCCTGCGTACCGCCGTGGTCTGGGACGTCCTGCGGGACGCCCTCGACCGCCGGGTCAAGGCCACGGGCCGGGACTCGCTGGACGTCCTCGACACTGGGGGCGGCAGCGGGAACTTCGCCGTGCCCCTCGCCCGCCTCGGCCACCGGGTCACCGTGGTCGACCCCAGCCCCAACGCCCTCTTCGCCCTGGAGCGCCGCGCCGCCGAGGCCGGCGTCGCCGACCGGGTCCGGGGCGTCCAGGGCGACGTGCACGGCCTGTTCGACGTGGTCGAGCGCGGCGGTCACGACGCCGTCCTGTGCCACGGCGTCCTGGAGTACGTGGACGACCCGGCCGAGGGCGTCCGCAACGCCGTCGCCGCGCTGCGCCCCGAGGGCGTCCTCAGCCTGCTCGCCGCCGGCCTCGGCGGCGCCGTGCTCGCCCGCGCCCTCGCCGGCCACTTCTCCGAGGCCCACCAGGCGCTCCAGGACCCCGACGGCCGCTGGGGCGGCGGCGACCCGATGCCCCGCCGGTTCACCGCCGAGCAGCTCACGGCGCTGGTCGAGGGCGCCGGCCTGCGGGTCGGCGCGGTGCACGGCGTGCGCGTCTTCGCCGACCTGGTGCCCGGCGTCCTGGTGGACACCGAGCCCGGTGCCGTGGACGCGCTGCTGAGGCTGGAGGCCGCGGCGGCCGAACTGCCCGCGTTCCACTCCGTCGCCACGCAGCTCCATGTGCTCGGCGAGACGCCGGGTGCCGCCGGAAGCTGA
- a CDS encoding DUF4126 domain-containing protein translates to MSVLPLVFTSGWASGVNAYAVVLLLGLFGVTGIGADVPQTLQRPEVLIVAGVLFLCEAVADKIPYVDSLWDSVHTVVRPLAGAWVGALLAGQSGSVSDVAAGLLGGSTALASHAVKAGTRMAVNASPEPFSNIVLSVAEDLGAGGVLAFAVFHPVAAAVIAGVLLAGGLLALVFLFSRIRRFLRRRARGREARRASSRPR, encoded by the coding sequence GTGTCCGTACTCCCTCTGGTCTTCACCAGCGGCTGGGCCAGCGGTGTCAACGCCTACGCGGTGGTGCTGCTGCTCGGCCTGTTCGGCGTGACGGGGATCGGCGCGGACGTGCCGCAGACATTGCAGCGCCCGGAGGTGCTGATCGTCGCGGGCGTGCTGTTCCTGTGCGAGGCCGTCGCCGACAAGATCCCGTACGTGGACTCGCTGTGGGACTCCGTGCACACGGTGGTCCGTCCGCTCGCCGGGGCCTGGGTGGGGGCGCTGCTCGCCGGGCAGAGCGGGTCGGTGTCCGACGTGGCGGCCGGGCTGCTCGGCGGCTCCACCGCGCTGGCCAGCCATGCCGTCAAGGCGGGGACGCGGATGGCGGTCAACGCCTCGCCCGAGCCGTTCAGCAACATCGTGCTGAGCGTGGCCGAGGACCTCGGGGCCGGGGGCGTGCTGGCGTTCGCGGTGTTCCATCCGGTGGCGGCCGCGGTGATCGCCGGCGTCCTGCTGGCCGGCGGGCTGCTGGCGCTGGTGTTCCTGTTCTCGCGCATCCGTCGTTTCCTGCGCCGCCGGGCCCGTGGGCGCGAGGCGCGACGGGCCTCCTCACGACCCCGCTGA